The genomic window TCTTTGTGGTATCACTGGTTTCTTCATTTCCTGGCTTACTAACTTCAAACTTCTTCTCTTCTCATTTGAACATGGCCCTTTATCGAAGTCAAACTCTGCATCTTTCTCTCTTACATTTTTTATCATCATTGCTTGTTCTCCCATACAAACAAACCCATATTCAAAAACTCATGTTAAACCAAAATCAGGCATCTATTATGTGTTAGAAATCGTACTTGTGGCTTTGTTGATTCCCATCATTTACAAccataaacaatatttttttgatttacaCCCAAATTTTAGCATATTTCTATACTGTTTCTTATTGTACTTGGTCCTGGAACTCGCTCTAGCCTTACTAGGAATCCTAACCCCGTTTGTTCTTAGACAAAAACTGAAACTCGAACCACAATTCAATGAACCATATTTCTCAACTTCATTGCAGAACTTTTGGGGCCATAGGTGGAATCTAATGGTCACTGGTATTCTACGGCTGACGGTATACAATCCAGTACGATTTACCTGTACGCATTATATCGGAAAAAAGTGGGCGCAACATGTAGGAATACTTGCTACATTTGCCGTGTCTGGATTAATGGATGAGCTGTTATTGTTCTACTTAGGGCGGGTTTGGCCTACATGGAGTGCCCTGTCATTATTGCTTCTCCATGGaatttgtttatcttttgaaattgAAATCAAGAAATGCTTTACAGACAACAGGTGGCACTTACATCCGTTAATTACAGGACCTCTGATCATCGCGTTTATGATGGCCACATCCTGTTGGCTgatttttcctcagtttcaaaGGTCCGGTATTGATGTTAAGATGGTCAATGAGTACGTTACTGTAGGGCAGTTTGCGAAGGGTGTGTGGGACAGCATGTTGGAATTCTGTTTTGGGGGTGCTGGTGAACTTTAGAGAGGCCCATGCTACTAGTTTTCTGCTTGATCTTTCTGTAACTAGTCTCTTTGTCAAGAGTCTAATGCAGTTACATGGAAGTATCAGTGTCACTAGTAATGGTTACTTGTTTTTTTTCCTGATTCTCTGATTTAGATTCAGAATCATTTTTCATGGGAGTTCATTCCCCGCAAACAAAAATTTCCATAAATTTCAAGCAGGTAACGCAAGAATTAATATACTCAGATATTGAATTTACATCAAGGTTTAAAAATTACACtctattcttttatttactttttctgacGGACAAAACAATGGGTGTAAATGTTTCTACCCCGAGCTTTTGCTTTACATAGAAGCCAAAAAGGTTTATCATCGGTAAAAAACTGGAACGTCGCTTCAACTTGTTATGTGTACAATGTATATGCTATGCTACTCTATTTCTCACCTGGGTTCAGGGTTCACCAAGGTTACATGAGGCGTAGTCAATTGTGTTGAGGTTACAAACGGATTCTtcgatcttttttctttttgagtcTGTTGAGAGGATCCCTCTTGTGAGCTACCATTACCAGAGTATTGTTGAGTGATGTTGCTCTTTTGAAAACCAGGcttggtgagttccatttcaggaAGAGCTACATCTTTCGAGAGCATCTTCACAACCTGCTTCATGGATGGTCTTGTGTTTGACGCTGCTTGCGTGCAAAACATGGCCACTTTAATGAAGCGCAATACCTCATTCTCCGGGTACTCTGCCAAATCTGGATCTACAATGTCTAAGAGCCTACCTTCATCCCGCAGTTTCCATGTCTGTAAATTTCGTTCATATACTTAATCATACAGAACAACAAAATGATACAGTAGTTCAAGGTCTCATATTAAGAATATTTGTGGGCGAGAGAGAGAGAAGAGGGGTACCCAATCGACAAGAAGCATCAGTTCCTCTCCCCACGCTGACGTACCACTACTTCTGCCGCTTACAATTTCAAGAAGAAGCACCCCAAAACTGTAGATATCCGCTTTTTTTGTTAGCTGTCCCAGCAAGGAGTACTCGGGCGCCAAATAACCCCTGCAAGTGCACAGAGTCAACATTAGATTCAAAGAGGAAATGCAGAAAATGAAGGCATCACATCATGCATCCATGATATAAGCCGGTAGTACACTTGTATTGTTATTTGTCCGCTCAATACATAAATCTCACATGGAATTGCATAGAAGTTTTTCATTATATAAAAACCAAAGGATGAGAAGTTATGCTCACATTGTTCCTGCTACTCGAGTGCTGATATGAGTGACATTGTCTGGGAATAGTTTTGCTAATCCAAAGTCTCCAATTTTTGGATTCAATTGTGCGTCAAGAAGTATATTGCCAGCCTTAATGTCCCTGTGGATAATTTGTGGTTTAGCTTCCTCGTGAAGGAATGCAAGTCCTCTGGCAGTACCGATGGCGATAGCAGCTCTTTTTGACCAATCCAAGGGAATTCTTTTACTCTTCGAACCTGGAACCGTTAAGCAAAAAAACTGTGTTGATTTTGTGCGTAAAGCTTAAGAGAAATACCAAGAAAGCGTATAAATTTTGGGACAACTTGAATGAGAGGAAGGACAAATTAACTAAGCTCCAAATAAGAAAGACTCCATTTACTCCGTGCTCATTCAAGGATCTTATATTTAATCAAACTTATTTGAGAGCTGCCACCATTTTGAAACTTACCAAATAAAGCACATGCTAAGCTATTGTTCTCCAGATACTCGTAGACCAACATCCGATTACTTCCCTCTAAACAGCATCCAATTAGTTGAACTAGATTTGGATGTCTAACATTTGTTATCATGTCAATTTCCGTCAGAAACTCACGTGTTGCTTGAGAAGATTCAGCAGACAAAGTCTTAACAGCGATATGGGTTCCGTCTTTTAAGGTCCCCTGAAACCAGAACAAAAAAAGCAACCCCAAAGGCATTTAGGATGAGAAAAATCTCTCCTTATCTTCACATCACAAATGGCGATGACAAAGGCAATGACCCAATGAACTACTCAACCCATTGTATGAAGTGTCTTAATCTTACTTTATAGACAACTCCGAAGCCACCTACACCCAGTTTCTTTGACGGATGGAAACTCTCAGTTGCAGACTTTAACATGCTATACGAAAACAGCCTTACATTTGTATTCATCTctgagcacaaacaattgaaaaACAAGGTCAAGTAAGCTCAGTTATATGCAGGTTGGTTCTGTTGcttcaaaaagagggagaataaCAGAAATTAAGATTTATTTGCTGCCTAGAGAAAGAGGATGCTGTTGTAAACTACATGAACTCAAGAGCAATATATACTGTGAAAATTTCCCCTTAACATTTGGCATAACGCGAGGTCGTCAAATTCACATCAAAAATTGGGAACTAGAGAATGCAATGATGAGGTATAAATCCAAACATTTTCTCGTAAATTGTTGAAGCAACTATATATAccaaatcaatttcaaaaaatttattgAACCTACACCCACAATTCCtttatttttaaacttttttttggtATCAATTAATGATTTCAATCAATACATACCTTCAGCCTGTCTTTGGTTACTACCATGCCTACCAAAGAAGCCACAAAGCTTCATCCCTAATTCCACAATGTCTCCCTGTTTAACAAAAAGAGAGATTGAGTGACTATAAGAACCCAATACTAAGTAGAGAGCATCAAACTCAAAAATGGTATCTTTTCGCCCCCCACAAAATCAAAAAGCCAAAATGAATACTCAGAACAAAAAATTTAGTACAAGAAAGAATTAACTTACAAAATTGTGAGTGGAGATTATTAAAATGCTAAGTAGCAAGAGATGATGAGATCATAAGGGTAATAATATCCAGCTCCAATCATACAGAAACGATAACCTAATTATTCTACTGAATTTGATCTAGACTAGTACTActagtggaagaagaagaagaagaagacctaACAGGAAAAGTGGGTGTTTTTTAGGTGGAGTTAAATTAAAGACGGTTAAAAGTGTTTCATAGTCTTTTAAAATCAGAAAACGGTTTGGTTTATATAGTTTTTCTCTGTTGTTAATAATGAAGGATGATGATAGGAACATGTAGGTCAAGATGGACGGCTAAAAAGCGTGTTACCGTCATCTTGAAATGGATCATGTTATAAAGAGCGACCTTCTTCAGTTAAGCTCAGCTGCTTTTTTGCGATCCCCAATGAAGTTTTGTTTTTGCAAAAAGTACCTTTTTATAATATATGGCCTCCTCAAACTTATCTCCCCTGAGCAGAGCCAGCCTCTCCATGTAAACCAAAAGTTGGTTCCAACTTCCAACACTAAGTGCATGTAACATGGGCAATACTCATATAGAGATAACCCCTCAACTAAAACTGGTCATGGTATAAACTAGCTCATCATTTTCTACTGTTACTTCTCCTTGAATCCAAAATACAATAAAAAATACTGGTAGTAGTGTAATAAATGTAGACTAAAGACTTGTTGAAACTAGACAAAAGGAGATTGAGTTGATCTCTTCAAACACAGACCAGATCAAACCCCAATAATGAGCATGCGTACCTGGTACTTCCAGAACAATAATGAAGTATATTCTTGATATTGTCAATCTCAGTTCAACACCGGCAATACCACAAGCTCAAATAGTGCGATTTGTACCCACAAAAAAACAAATACTGTTCCAGTTTCCACTATTGACTTCCGGAAATAAGATTGACCTCTTATCGGAAATAAAAAAGACTGTTGGGACTCAAATTAAGTAGTGGTTGAATCTTTagattctttttcttctctcgtttCAGGTCTTTCAACTGGACTTTTTCAACCTGCTATGTTCATTCTGTGCGTCATCCTTGTGCAGGGAGCGACGCTAATTAAATTATCCTTCACAGCTTTACATTAATCAAACGTGCGGGCATCTAATCCAATTCAACGAAATTGACTTCATTAATCTAATCAAATTCTACCTCCAGCTGTTTATCCGACAAACGCAAACGACAAAAAAAGAACACCAAAAATACAAAACGATTGATGAGCCTCTGCTGCTCCAGACTCCAGTCCTCGACTTCGCAATCAGAATAGTATTACAGTTAACAAATAATTTTGTAGCCTTGAATGAAAGAAGTTATGTGGACCATAGCTGAAGCAAGCCTATTCCTATACTAGCAGCCCTAACATGTAAACTACTAGAGAGCAGCCATCCATCTAATCGACCACAGCACCATGGGAAAGCCCAGGTTTGATCATCATCAGGACAGGATCTGACATCTCTgagtcaaaaatcaaaattttcaaataGGACTGCTCTTATATAACTAAAGATAAAGACATCTCTAAAAATGGTTGGCCTTGATCACATTTCATGAACGATAGTATTGAAACAACAGTTCTCAGTTCTAACCATTCACATTAACTTGAAATGAATAAACAGTTCCAAAGCAGGGTGAGAACAACAGCTATTGTTGTTGTGCCTTAAATAGCACCTCGTGCACCTAGACATCTTAACAAAGACCTAAATGATGCAGTACTTTTTCAGAAGCCCTGACCACAGATTTGCCAAAGCATTTATGAATCATCTTTCCTCACTTTCATGGTGGGTCATAAGTCCGGCAGCTTGTCTACTTCTTTTTAGGAGAATTACAAGTCATTAGTATTCAGTATTGACTCCAAACAGTGGCCTCTACGACCTTGTAATTTTGCAGTCCAGGTTCCCAGTACTCGGCACTCGTTTGAGCTAAGGACGCTTGCAGTCCTACATCTTCTATGCCCAGGCAGATCTACTATAAAATAATGGGGCTTTTACCAATCATAAAACCAAACAATGGGTCTTCgtagaagataaagaaaacagTGCTTGCCCGGAATCAGGCTTCACATCATTATGCAAGGCCACGTAGGCCACAATTATATTGCAAACACAAATGCCTAGACCATTCACACCCATACACTTTTCCTGCCAAGTATGAAAATTTCAACTGACATGTCAAGCTTTTAAAACAACAAGGCAATGACTCGAAATAATTTAAAATTTAATGCGATTTCAAATAACTAGAAAGAGTTGAATTGAAGAAAGTAAACACAAGCAATACAATCATTAAAATCTAATGTGAGATTTTGCACCTATCTTGTAGACTAGTTTCCACAGCCAACCATTATAAAAAAAATTGCGCTAATGTGGTCAATGAAAAAGGATTTTGACCATGCAAGGGTCAATTATCAACCAGCCATGACTTATATGATCTAGAGGGTAAAATATCAAATATTTGACCAAATCACTAAGGTCCGGGGTTATACATAAGTATGTAATTCCTTAAAATCAAAGTTGAAAGTGGAATATTTGATTGATATCCTGATTCTGTCAACTCACAAAAATATTTGCAGAACTCAAGTTAAATCCTTACAGGTAAATTCCATAGTAAAAACTTGAAGTGGTTCTCTCTCTGTAAGTTCTTGAAATGTTTTTTCTAGCCTAAGATATGTGGTGTTCTTGATGCAAATGCAACTGCTGGTATTAGTCAAGTAGTTAACCCATCTCAACTACTTCACCATATAGTGTGGTATATGGATTATGGTCCCCAGCTTCAAAATCCGGACTGAGCAGATTCAAGAAAATAGGACAATGGGTTTTCAATGTATGACAGCTAACACAATACTTACCTTGAATTGTTCAGCACATAATCAAATGCTGGTGTAAGGATTACCCACCATAACACTTTAATGAAGATAATGATGTAACTTGTTCCAGGATTTTATATGTCCCAATGAACATTTCGGGTCCTTGAATTCGTTAAAATATTTGACAGCAAggtgatatgcatccgtaaacaACAAGCAACAAAGAGGTCATACCTGGCTTGTTTTTACATAAGAAATTCAATGGTTGCCCACAGATTTGAAATTTCCCTATCTAACAACCTGATCAGCTTCCTTGAGTTCATCGACCTGAGAAAGACATCAATCAACACGTAAGAATCCCAAAGCAGTTGGTCATTTATTCTGGCACATCAAAACTTTTTAATAAACATGTAACATGCCCATACAAACAGGCCGTACCCAGAAAGCACTGGTTCTTGGGGAAGTGGTTTCCTGGTCATCTGAAATTGATTGCAAGCCCACATAGAACTCCGCATAAAGTGTGAGTGTTTTGCTCGGCTACTTTTAACTAGGCTCAAGTGATATGGTTTTAAACACCCTGCCTGTATTAACTATGAAGAATGCACAATCACTTTTAGCATGTGTTACCAATAGTCCATACAAGAACAATGGCCTCCTTTGAAATGATGGAATCGATAGCGATCTCGTAATAATATTTCTCTGTCATAGACCCTAGATATGAGTTTAGCAACAGAGTGGCAATCCCCACAAACCCGAAGATTCTTCACTACACGAACTGGTGCGGGTGAATTTGTACTGATAAGTCCATAAGCTATCGCTAACTTTTCACTATGAAGGTATAGGGCTTGCTCCTTCACATCTTCGTCTTCTATATCCTGAAGTACCTGGGACTTGTTTGGCACATACCCAACTGATTTCAATCGTGATGCTATCTCCTCTAACTTAGTATAGATCATCTTCGACCGAGGATGAGAGTTATCCCCAACAAGAAACTCATGGATCACGCCATCCACCTCAATCAAGCTACAACCTGGTTCTTTTTGAATTCCAGCATCTCTCATAACCTTTCTTAACCGTGAAACTTCTTCCCATTTACCACACTTTGCATATACATTTGATAGAATCACATATGCTCCATGATTCCTTGGTTCCAACTCAAGCAACTGTTCACAAGCATGTTCAGCTAAATCAACATTTCCATGAGTCCTACATGCTCCAAGAAGTGCACCCCATACAGAAGCCCCAGAAACAATTGGCATCTTCTCTATCAATTCCATGGCTTCTTCTAAGAGGCCAGCGCGACCTAAAATATCGACCATGCATGCATAGTGCTTTGTTTGAGGTGTAACTCCATACACCGGAAGCATTTGCTTGAAATATATCCTACCTTCCTCTACTAATCCCGCATGGCTACATGCACATAACACATTTGTAAAGGTCACTTCATTGGCCTTTACCTTGGTATTTTTCATATCCAAAAACAGATCAACCGCTTCCCTACCACGTCCATGCATTGCTAACCCGGCTATCATGGCACTCCAAACATACACATCCTTCCTCTCTGCAAAACGGAAAACCTCGAGTGCCTTCTCTAGATCCCCACACTTGGCGTACATATCGATGAGGGACGTTGTGAGATGACAATTCAATTTGATACCCTGTTTTTTCATGTATACATGGATCCATCCCCCTAAATCTGTTGCACCCAACTGAGCACAAGCTGATAGTGTACTCACCAAAGTGACCTGATCAGGTTTTGCTTTCTTGCTCATCTGTAGTTCATTGAAAACAGCCAGTGCCTGCCTTGGTTGACCACTCTGTTCATACGCTGAGATCAGGGAATTCCAAGCAGCAATATCTTGAGTTGGCATCTCATTAAAAACTCTGCGAGCAGCATCAAATTCCCCAAAACTTGCATAACCAACAAGCATCGTAGTCCACGAGACAATGTCTTTTTCAGTCATTTTACCAAAAAAACTTTTAGCATCTTCAAGACTACGACATTTAATATACATATCAAGCAATGCATTATTCAAGATCAAATCTCCTTCTATCCCATTCTTCTCAATATAAGTATGAACCCACCTCCCAAACTCCAAGTTCGATTTCTTTGAACAAGCAGATAGCACACTAACCATAGTAACATCATTTGGCTTCATATTCTCTTCTTCCATACCTCTAAACAACTCTAAAGCTTCATCAGGGTAATCCGCCTGAGCAAAAGCAGTAATCATAGTATTCCAAGAAACAACATCTCTTTCAGGAATCTTCAGAAACAGTTTGTAAGCTTGATTCAAATTCCCACACGCAGCATAAAAATGAATCAAAGAGTTAAGAATATAAACATCAGAATCAAGTGAAGCTTTAACAGCCATCCCATGAAAAACTTCTCCTTGTCTTAAATCTGATACTTCCGAAGCTGCTTTAATCAAGAACGGAAAAGTAAACTTATTCGGACGATCAGGACATTCACGAAGCATTTGATTGAAAATGTGAATGGTCTGAGTAGGATCAGAGCTTGACGCATAAGCGCGAATAAGTGTGTTCCAAGTGTACCGATTTGGTTCCGGAATTTGATCAAATACCTTACGTGTGTAATCAAGATGTGGTTTAAAACGAGAAAGTGCACAGATTGTGATGAATCTGCTAGCTGAGAAAGGGTCAAACAGTAGACCGATACGAAGCATTTGAGCATGGATTTCCTTTAAATGAACTGTATTTGAACATTGATCGATTAAGGTTAGTATATGATGGTCTGAAGAGTATTGGTTCGGATTGTTGTTTATGACTCTGGGTTTTGTGTTATATGTGTGATTGTTTGTTCTGAAATGAGGATTTGGTAGAGAAATTAATTGGGGATGGGAGACAGCCATGAATCTCTTAGTTTAGTTTTCTCCCAGCTCCCTTTGGTGGCCGTTAAAAACGTTGTGTGTGAATGTGCTATGTTTATggttatgttttgtgaattttatTCTCTTCTAGCGCTTTTTTTTTCCGGAGTGCAAGAATACTGCAGTGTAATAGGAGTGTCATTGTAATAACTTTTTATGTTTTCTGTTAAGAGTCGGTTGTATCAGACTTTGTGTCCAGTGTGAGGTTATAAATAGCCCTCGGTGGTAACTGTTTGGTTTGTCGTCAATAATTCAAATTACTTTAGTTTCTCTCTCCTTTCAGTTTCTTTCATTGTATCACccctttttaaaaaaaatcagattcaATCCTTTTCCGATCTAGTTCCGCTTCTTCCCTGTTATGTTGAGAGATCTAAATTCAAACTTACAATGATGATCGAGCACATCATTGATTCTCCTGAGAATCATACAAATTCCTCACATTACACTCAAAACTCAAATTCGACTATGAAGTTTCAAATCAGTTTATGTTGCTTGTTCTCTTTAACTTCATCTCTGTTAAGCTTGAAGCTGATGGATCTAATTATCTTATTTGGCGAAATCAATTTGAATCTATCTTGATTACTAGTGATCTTTACGATTATGTTGATGGAGAACCAGTACAGTTTATCAACATTGATGGAGAGAAGGGTCTTAATCATGAGTATTATACTTCGAGAAAAAACAATGGATTTGTTATGTCTTATATCAATGCTACTCTTTCTGATCGCATTTTTAGAAGTATTGTTGGATGTAAAAGTGCTAGAGAGATTTGGCTATATCTTGAGAAGCTCATTCTTAGACAATTCTTTGCTCGTAAGTCTCTTCTTCGTAGTCAACTTCATTATATTCGCAGAGGTAATCGATCTATTTCTGATTATATTTATGAGATTAAATCAATTTCTGATTCCTTAGCTGCAATTGATCATCCTGTGGATGATTCAGATCTAGTTATGTAGCTCTTCAAGGATTAGGTCATGAATATAGTTAATTTGTAGTCACTGCCAGCTATAGAAAACTGAATATACTTTTAGTGATCTACATTCCAAACTTCTTCATCATGAACAATACTTAAAATCTGAAGAGCTTGAGGCTAAATCTGCTTTGGATTCGCAAAATTCAGCGTTCTACACAAATAAAGCTTCTAAATCAAAGCAAAAATCTCATGGATTGGATGAGAAGTTTTCTTCTCTGAATGACTCTGAGGTGCCTGTTTgtcaaatttgtaaaattcctggtcaCCTTGCAAATCATTGTAGATGGCGTTATACACCTGCTTCTAAAAAATCTACAAAGAATTCTTCCAAGTCCGGTTATGATTCTACATATTCACCTTCTACTTCTACTTCGAATTCAACTTCTACTTCAGACAACTTGCAACAAGCTTTTCATAGCATTAAGCTCAATTCAACTAACAtctgtcatgatcctaatgtggCTTCTTGTTGGATTACTGATTCTGGTGCAGCCAGTCATATGACAAACGATTCATCTTGTCTTTCCAAGGCTAAAGCTTATAAAGGTAATGATCAAGTCATGGTAGGTGATGGTAAATTTTTTCCTATTGAGCAAGCCGCTGATGCTATTTTAGATATTAAAAATGCCCAAGTTCATCTTCATGATGTGTTATATGTTCCAAGCATTAAGGAAAATCTAATTTCTATTACTCATTTTACTAAAGACAATTCTGTCTCGTTTGAATTTTTTCCATGGGGTTATCACATTAAGGATTTGAAGACTAAATCTGTTCTTGCTGAAGGCTTTGTGAAGGACAATCTATATCCACTAACTACTTTGCAAGCTTCTAAGGTTGTTGTTCATTCTTCTTCAAGACATACTTCTGATCTGTGGCATGGAAGATTATGTCATACTTCTACAAATATACTTCATAAGATGGCTTCTTCGGCTGGTATTACTATCAACACCTCTTCTCCTCAGCTATGTACTTCTTGTCAATTAGGAAAGCATCATAGGTTTCCTTTTTATCATTCTGAGAGAACTATAATTGAACCTCTGTATTTTATACATTGTGACTTGTGGGGGCCTGCTCCTGTTGCTTCCACTTAAGGTTTCAAGTACTATATATTTTTCGTAGATGACTTTTCAAGATTTCATTAGATTTATCTTTGAAGACAAAATATGAAAGCGTTGATTGTTTTAAACATTTCAAAAACATGACCGAAAATTTGCTGGGAACATCAATCAGATTCTTTCAATGTGATGGTGCATTTGAGTTAGTTAAGGGAAAATTTCAAGATTTTTTGAATGAATGTGGTATAATATATAGAATTGATTATACTCGTATTCAAGAACAAAATGGTCTAGCAGAAAGAAAACACAGACACGTTACTGAGATGGGAAATACTTTGGCCTTTCAAGCTTCATTGCCTAAGCAGTTCTGGTACGACTCTTTCTCACACCAACTTATCTTATTAATAGACTGCAAACCAAAGTTTTGTCTTTCAAATCCCCTTATCAGATGTTGTTTAATACTATCCTTATTATCATTTTCTTAAAACTTTTGGTTACTGTTCCTATCCTAATCTTGAGCCATATAGAACTGAT from Papaver somniferum cultivar HN1 unplaced genomic scaffold, ASM357369v1 unplaced-scaffold_19, whole genome shotgun sequence includes these protein-coding regions:
- the LOC113338710 gene encoding acyl-CoA--sterol O-acyltransferase 1-like isoform X1, with the protein product MNLMIVPSMEEEYYFGDELWRFIKVCFTILTSLTYSYFISANIPKGFFRFISVLPVILIFFLLPFCLSSAHLCGITGFFISWLTNFKLLLFSFEHGPLSKSNSASFSLTFFIIIACSPIQTNPYSKTHVKPKSGIYYVLEIVLVALLIPIIYNHKQYFFDLHPNFSIFLYCFLLYLVLELALALLGILTPFVLRQKLKLEPQFNEPYFSTSLQNFWGHRWNLMVTGILRLTVYNPVRFTCTHYIGKKWAQHVGILATFAVSGLMDELLLFYLGRVWPTWSALSLLLLHGICLSFEIEIKKCFTDNRWHLHPLITGPLIIAFMMATSCWLIFPQFQRSGIDVKMVNEYVTVGQFAKGVWDSMLEFCFGGAGEL
- the LOC113338709 gene encoding putative serine/threonine-protein kinase, translated to MKLCGFFGRHGSNQRQAEEMNTNVRLFSYSMLKSATESFHPSKKLGVGGFGVVYKGTLKDGTHIAVKTLSAESSQATREFLTEIDMITNVRHPNLVQLIGCCLEGSNRMLVYEYLENNSLACALFGSKSKRIPLDWSKRAAIAIGTARGLAFLHEEAKPQIIHRDIKAGNILLDAQLNPKIGDFGLAKLFPDNVTHISTRVAGTMGYLAPEYSLLGQLTKKADIYSFGVLLLEIVSGRSSGTSAWGEELMLLVDWTWKLRDEGRLLDIVDPDLAEYPENEVLRFIKVAMFCTQAASNTRPSMKQVVKMLSKDVALPEMELTKPGFQKSNITQQYSGNGSSQEGSSQQTQKEKRSKNPFVTSTQLTTPHVTLVNPEPR
- the LOC113338301 gene encoding pentatricopeptide repeat-containing protein At2g29760, chloroplastic-like, with translation MAVSHPQLISLPNPHFRTNNHTYNTKPRVINNNPNQYSSDHHILTLIDQCSNTVHLKEIHAQMLRIGLLFDPFSASRFITICALSRFKPHLDYTRKVFDQIPEPNRYTWNTLIRAYASSSDPTQTIHIFNQMLRECPDRPNKFTFPFLIKAASEVSDLRQGEVFHGMAVKASLDSDVYILNSLIHFYAACGNLNQAYKLFLKIPERDVVSWNTMITAFAQADYPDEALELFRGMEEENMKPNDVTMVSVLSACSKKSNLEFGRWVHTYIEKNGIEGDLILNNALLDMYIKCRSLEDAKSFFGKMTEKDIVSWTTMLVGYASFGEFDAARRVFNEMPTQDIAAWNSLISAYEQSGQPRQALAVFNELQMSKKAKPDQVTLVSTLSACAQLGATDLGGWIHVYMKKQGIKLNCHLTTSLIDMYAKCGDLEKALEVFRFAERKDVYVWSAMIAGLAMHGRGREAVDLFLDMKNTKVKANEVTFTNVLCACSHAGLVEEGRIYFKQMLPVYGVTPQTKHYACMVDILGRAGLLEEAMELIEKMPIVSGASVWGALLGACRTHGNVDLAEHACEQLLELEPRNHGAYVILSNVYAKCGKWEEVSRLRKVMRDAGIQKEPGCSLIEVDGVIHEFLVGDNSHPRSKMIYTKLEEIASRLKSVGYVPNKSQVLQDIEDEDVKEQALYLHSEKLAIAYGLISTNSPAPVRVVKNLRVCGDCHSVAKLISRVYDREILLRDRYRFHHFKGGHCSCMDYW
- the LOC113338710 gene encoding acyl-CoA--sterol O-acyltransferase 1-like isoform X2, which encodes MNLMIVPSMEEEYYFGDELWRFIKNFWGHRWNLMVTGILRLTVYNPVRFTCTHYIGKKWAQHVGILATFAVSGLMDELLLFYLGRVWPTWSALSLLLLHGICLSFEIEIKKCFTDNRWHLHPLITGPLIIAFMMATSCWLIFPQFQRSGIDVKMVNEYVTVGQFAKGVWDSMLEFCFGGAGEL